In Serinicoccus marinus DSM 15273, the genomic stretch CCCCGCACCGGCCACGACCATCTCGGCGACGGGGGAGAGGTAGGAGGTGTGCCGGAACGGCTCGCGCGCGTGCGGGTTGGACACGTGCACCTCCACGACGCGCACCGCGGTGCCCTTGATCGCGTCGTGCAGCGCCACGGAGGTATGCGTGCAGGCACCGGCGTTGAGTACGACGCCGACGCAGTCAGGGTCGCGACCCGCCTCCTGCAGCGCGTCGACCAGCTCACCCTCGTGGTTGCTCTGCCGGCACCCCACCTCCAGGCCGTGCTCGGCCGCGCGGTCGGCGCAGAGCTGCTCGACGTCGGCGAGGGTGGCCGTGCCGTAGATCTCCGGCTCGCGGGTGCCGAGCAGGTTGAGGTTCGGCCCGTTGAGGACCACGATGTGCCGCGCCATGGGGCCACGCTCTCACATGTCGGCGCCGCGTCGGGCCCTCGCGTCGGGCGTCGCCCGGAGCCCGGCTCGCGTCGTCGCAGCGCTGCTGTTGACGGCGCGGCCCAGGGGTGCGCAGAGTGGGTGAGTTCTGACCTGCACGGCAACAGCCGGTCCGCCCGAAGGAGTCTGTCCGCCATGACCGCCCCTCTCGCCTTTCCCGACGGTTTCCTCCTCGGGGCCGCCACCGCGGCCTACCAGATCGAAGGGGCGGTCCACGAGGACGGCCGGGCCGACTGCATCTGGGAACCCTTCTCCGCGACCCCGGGCAAGGTGGTGGAGGGGCATACCGGGGCGGTGGCCTGCGACCACTACCACCGGATGCCGCAGGACGTGTCGCTCATGCGTGCGCTCGGTCTCGGGGCCTACCGGTTCTCGGTGTCCTGGGCGCGGGTCTGCCCGGACGGGCGCACGGTCAACCCCCGAGGACTGGACTTCTACTCCCGGTTGGTCGACGAGCTGCTGGGCGCCGACATCCTGCCCTGGGTGACGCTCTAC encodes the following:
- a CDS encoding type II 3-dehydroquinate dehydratase; translated protein: MARHIVVLNGPNLNLLGTREPEIYGTATLADVEQLCADRAAEHGLEVGCRQSNHEGELVDALQEAGRDPDCVGVVLNAGACTHTSVALHDAIKGTAVRVVEVHVSNPHAREPFRHTSYLSPVAEMVVAGAGVRGYGWAVDHLATAPDPRSSDARGTRA